From Zingiber officinale cultivar Zhangliang chromosome 5B, Zo_v1.1, whole genome shotgun sequence, the proteins below share one genomic window:
- the LOC121983973 gene encoding heterogeneous nuclear ribonucleoprotein Q-like isoform X1: MLFAPVPLSQCPVGFFKIHKMPRARAASVHSTEPENPVEPEEQVDFDPEVEEEVEYEEVEEEVEEEEEEIVEEEVEEEQETTTTNGNIDEKMDEAERKKHEELLSLPPHGSEIYVGGLTLNASEDELRRFCESAGEVTEVRVMKEKNSSENKGYGFVTFKTAELALKAIEVLNNTGFKGKKVKCSTSQAKNRLFIGNIPRTWSLDDLKKVVTSIGPGVNKVELIKSTDPQNPSHNRGYAFIEYYNHACAEYSRSKMSAPKFKLDEKSPTVSWADPRSGDSSSSQVKAIYVKNLPKDVTKDQVTELFECHGEITKVVLLPAKPGHEKRFGFVHFKDRFMAMKALEHTEKYELDGDVLDCSLAKPPAESKKPEPALSAQEAALLPNYSPGFGYGVLGGPYGAFAPGLAQPMIYGRGHTPSGAAMVPMILPDGRLGYVLQQPGFPVGTHQQYGRNYGSSSSGGNNDSSRGRRFHPY, translated from the exons ATGCTTTTTGCTCCTGTTCCTCTTTCACAGTGCCCTGTGGGCTTCTTTAAAATACACAAGATGCCAAGGGCAAGAGCCGCTTCTGTTCATTCAACTGAACCAGAAAACCCGGTTGAACCTGAGGAACAAGTTGACTTTGATCCAGAGGTGGAAGAAGAGGTTGAATatgaagaagtagaagaagaggtagaagaagaggaagaggaaattgTAGAGGAGGAGGTCGAGGAGGAACAAGAAACCACCACTACCAATGGAAATATAGATGAGAAAATGGATGAGGCAGAGAGAAAGAAGCACGAAGAactcctttctcttcctcctcatgGATCAGAAATTTATGTTGGTGGATTAACTCTTAATGCATCTGAAGATGAATTGAGAAGGTTTTGTGAGTCTGCTGGAGAGGTGACTGAG GTGAGAGTGATGAAAGAGAAGAATTCCTCAGAGAATAAAGGATATGGATTTGTTACTTTCAAAACTGCAGAGTTGGCATTAAAAGCTATTGAAGTACTAAATAATACTGGATTCAAG GGTAAAAAAGTGAAGTGTTCAACATCTCAAGCAAAAAATCGACTGTTTATTGGTAATATTCCTCGGACTTGGTCATTGGATGATTTGAAGAAAGTTGTAACAAGTATTGGCCCTGGAGTGAATAAAGTGGAGTTGATAAAG TCTACAGACCCCCAAAACCCTTCTCATAACCGTGGCTATGCCTTCATCGAGTATTATAACCATGCATGTGCTGAATACTCAAGGAGCAAGATGTCCGCTCCAAAATTTAAGTTAGATGAAAAGTCCCCAACGGTGAGCTGGGCTGATCCTAGGAGCGGGGACTCTTCTAGTTCTCAG GTGAAGGCTATTTATGTTAAGAACTTGCCAAAGGATGTGACAAAAGATCAGGTTACAGAGCTATTCGAGTGTCATGGTGAAATCACAAAGGTTGTACTACTCCCAGCAAAGCCTGGACATGAGAAGAGATTTGGTTTTGTGCATTTCAAAGATAGGTTCATGGCTATGAAGGCACTCGAGCACACTGAGAAATATGAATTAGATG GTGATGTCCTTGACTGTTCACTAGCAAAGCCTCCGGCAGAAAGTAAAAAACCTGAGCCAGCATTAAGTGCTCAGGAAGCTGCTTTGCTTCCAAACTATTCACCTGGGTTTGGATATGGTGTCCTTGGAGGTCCATATGGTGCTTTCGCCCCAGGGCTTGCTCAG CCCATGATTTATGGAAGGGGGCATACTCCGTCTGGCGCGGCCATGGTGCCAATGATCTTACCGGATGGACGACTTGGATATGTATT GCAACAACCTGGCTTTCCTGTGGGCACCCACCAGCAGTATGGGCGAAACTATGGTAGCAGTTCAAGCGGAGGGAACAACGATAGCAGTCGCGGGCGCAGATTCCACCCCTACTGA
- the LOC121983973 gene encoding heterogeneous nuclear ribonucleoprotein Q-like isoform X2, whose protein sequence is MPRARAASVHSTEPENPVEPEEQVDFDPEVEEEVEYEEVEEEVEEEEEEIVEEEVEEEQETTTTNGNIDEKMDEAERKKHEELLSLPPHGSEIYVGGLTLNASEDELRRFCESAGEVTEVRVMKEKNSSENKGYGFVTFKTAELALKAIEVLNNTGFKGKKVKCSTSQAKNRLFIGNIPRTWSLDDLKKVVTSIGPGVNKVELIKSTDPQNPSHNRGYAFIEYYNHACAEYSRSKMSAPKFKLDEKSPTVSWADPRSGDSSSSQVKAIYVKNLPKDVTKDQVTELFECHGEITKVVLLPAKPGHEKRFGFVHFKDRFMAMKALEHTEKYELDGDVLDCSLAKPPAESKKPEPALSAQEAALLPNYSPGFGYGVLGGPYGAFAPGLAQPMIYGRGHTPSGAAMVPMILPDGRLGYVLQQPGFPVGTHQQYGRNYGSSSSGGNNDSSRGRRFHPY, encoded by the exons ATGCCAAGGGCAAGAGCCGCTTCTGTTCATTCAACTGAACCAGAAAACCCGGTTGAACCTGAGGAACAAGTTGACTTTGATCCAGAGGTGGAAGAAGAGGTTGAATatgaagaagtagaagaagaggtagaagaagaggaagaggaaattgTAGAGGAGGAGGTCGAGGAGGAACAAGAAACCACCACTACCAATGGAAATATAGATGAGAAAATGGATGAGGCAGAGAGAAAGAAGCACGAAGAactcctttctcttcctcctcatgGATCAGAAATTTATGTTGGTGGATTAACTCTTAATGCATCTGAAGATGAATTGAGAAGGTTTTGTGAGTCTGCTGGAGAGGTGACTGAG GTGAGAGTGATGAAAGAGAAGAATTCCTCAGAGAATAAAGGATATGGATTTGTTACTTTCAAAACTGCAGAGTTGGCATTAAAAGCTATTGAAGTACTAAATAATACTGGATTCAAG GGTAAAAAAGTGAAGTGTTCAACATCTCAAGCAAAAAATCGACTGTTTATTGGTAATATTCCTCGGACTTGGTCATTGGATGATTTGAAGAAAGTTGTAACAAGTATTGGCCCTGGAGTGAATAAAGTGGAGTTGATAAAG TCTACAGACCCCCAAAACCCTTCTCATAACCGTGGCTATGCCTTCATCGAGTATTATAACCATGCATGTGCTGAATACTCAAGGAGCAAGATGTCCGCTCCAAAATTTAAGTTAGATGAAAAGTCCCCAACGGTGAGCTGGGCTGATCCTAGGAGCGGGGACTCTTCTAGTTCTCAG GTGAAGGCTATTTATGTTAAGAACTTGCCAAAGGATGTGACAAAAGATCAGGTTACAGAGCTATTCGAGTGTCATGGTGAAATCACAAAGGTTGTACTACTCCCAGCAAAGCCTGGACATGAGAAGAGATTTGGTTTTGTGCATTTCAAAGATAGGTTCATGGCTATGAAGGCACTCGAGCACACTGAGAAATATGAATTAGATG GTGATGTCCTTGACTGTTCACTAGCAAAGCCTCCGGCAGAAAGTAAAAAACCTGAGCCAGCATTAAGTGCTCAGGAAGCTGCTTTGCTTCCAAACTATTCACCTGGGTTTGGATATGGTGTCCTTGGAGGTCCATATGGTGCTTTCGCCCCAGGGCTTGCTCAG CCCATGATTTATGGAAGGGGGCATACTCCGTCTGGCGCGGCCATGGTGCCAATGATCTTACCGGATGGACGACTTGGATATGTATT GCAACAACCTGGCTTTCCTGTGGGCACCCACCAGCAGTATGGGCGAAACTATGGTAGCAGTTCAAGCGGAGGGAACAACGATAGCAGTCGCGGGCGCAGATTCCACCCCTACTGA
- the LOC121987216 gene encoding 40S ribosomal protein S30, whose product MGKVHGSLARAGKVRGQTPKVAKQDKKKKPRGRAHKRMQYNRRFVTAVVGFGKKRGPNSSEK is encoded by the exons ATGG GTAAGGTGCACGGATCTTTAGCTCGCGCCGGAAAGGTCCGAGGGCAGACGCCTAAGGTGGCGAAGcaggacaagaagaagaagccccgCGGCAGAGCCCACAAGCGTATGCAGTACAATCGCCGCTTTGTCACTGCGG TTGTTGGATTCGGGAAGAAGAGGGGTCCAAACTCGTCAGAGAAGTAA
- the LOC121987217 gene encoding uncharacterized protein LOC121987217, whose product MLQNLVQGVAVRLHSNPIRCVAPSICGAATGGVYPISSERNKKMQKEEEDDNKKEEQQQQQKDPPKDDHHHGDMMAHSFGEGYSTRSDEEGFGGIYGRNQVFGNPSQGAHTAADFDKSQGSEVKEKEKARNQPH is encoded by the exons ATGCTTCAAAATTTAGTTCAAGGTGTTGCTGTTCGTCTTCATTCCAATCCCATCAGGTGCGTAGCTCCGTCGATTTGCGGAGCTGCTACAGGCGGAGTCTACCCCATCTCCTCAGAAAGGAATAAGAAGATgcagaaggaggaggaggacgacAACAAGAAGGAAGAACAACAGCAGCAGCAGAAGGATCCTCCAAAGGACGACCATCATCACGGTGATATGATGGCGCACTCATTCGGAGAAGGGTACTCGACGAGGTCCGACGAGGAAGGTTTCGGTGGAATCTACGGCAGAAACCAAGTGTTTGGAAATCCGTCGCAGGGCGCTCATACTGCAGCAG ATTTTGACAAGTCGCAGGGAAGTGAagtgaaggagaaggagaaggctcGCAACCAACCGCACTGA
- the LOC121983974 gene encoding sulfite exporter TauE/SafE family protein 4-like codes for MDVVSGLCSAYRIINGVSSRSFAVYLVAASSLAVAAAAFFLPSYTSAFSRRNITLSSPTVHAWPDLEVSWRSALATVIGFLGSAFGTVGGVGGGGIFVPMLNLIVGFDTKSAAALSKCMIMGASASSVWYNLRVAHPSKEVPIIDYNLALLFQPMLMLGITIGVDLSVIFPYWLITVLIIILFIGTSSRSMFRGVQMWKQETLLKMEMEKQVAAQQSNQKQVDVDTKYEPLLPQPEKTTLEVLMFNIRWKGITVLMLVWFTFLLLQILKSKSESCSLFHWVVTVGQFPVALIVFGKKAAELWRESRLRRMRGNWECVCEASIEWTPVQLLFCAFCGLLGGTVGGLLGSGGGFILGPLLLEIGVIPQVASATATFVMMFSSSLSVLEFYFLKRFPIPYALYLIAVSVLAGFWGQSFVRKIVKILKRASIIVFILSAVIFASALTMGVVGTQKSISMIKHHEYMGFLSFCQK; via the exons ATGGACGTCGTCTCCGGCCTCTGCTCCGCCTACCGGATCATCAACGGCGTCAGCAGCAGAAGCTTCGCCGTCTACCTCGTCGCGGCATCGTCCCTCGCTgtcgccgccgccgccttctTCCTGCCCTCTTATACATCCGCCTTCTCACGCCGGAACATCACCCTATCCTCGCCCACCGTCCACGCCTGGCCT GATCTGGAGGTGAGCTGGAGGAGCGCTTTGGCCACCGTCATTGGCTTCCTGGGCTCCGCCTTCGGCACCGTCGGCGGCGTGGGCGGCGGCGGCATCTTCGTCCCCATGCTAAACCTCATCGTCGGCTTCGACACCAAATCTGCCGCCGCCCTCTCCAAAT GCATGATCATGGGGGCGTCGGCCTCGTCGGTGTGGTATAATCTCCGGGTGGCGCACCCTTCCAAGGAAGTCCCCATCATCGACTACAACCTCGCCCTTTTGTTCCAGCCCATGCTTATGCTGGGCATCACCATCGGCGTCGACCTCAGCGTCATCTTCCCCTACTGGCTCATCACCGTGCTCATCATCATCCTCTTCATAGGCACTTCCTCAAGATCAATGTTCAGGGGCGTTCAGATGTGGAAGCAGGAAACTCTCCTCAAG ATGGAGATGGAGAAGCAAGTAGCGGCTCAGCAATCGAATCAAAAACAGG TGGATGTTGACACCAAATACGAGCCTCTCCTTCCTCAACCGGAGAAAACCACACTT GAGGTGTTGATGTTCAACATAAGGTGGAAGGGGATCACTGTGTTGATGCTGGTCTGGTTCACCTTTTTACTCCTCCAGATTCTTAAG AGCAAGTCGGAAAGCTGCAGCCTTTTCCACTGGGTGGTAACCGTCGGCCAG TTTCCGGTGGCGCTGATCGTGTTCGGGAAGAAGGCGGCAGAGTTGTGGAGGGAGAGTCGGTTGCGGCGGATGCGAGGCAACTGGGAGTGCGTCTGCGAAGCCTCCATCGAGTGGACGCCCGTGCAGTTGCTGTTCTGCGCATTCTGCGGCCTCCTCGGCGGCACCGTCGGCGGTCTCCTGGGCTCCGGCGGCGGCTTCATACTCGGCCCCCTCCTCCTCGAAATCGGCGTCATCCCTCAA GTTGCTAGCGCCACAGCAACATTTGTGATGATGTTCTCGTCGTCTTTATCAGTATTGGAGTTCTACTTCCTCAAGAGATTCCCCATCCCTTACG CTCTCTACCTCATTGCTGTGTCTGTGTTGGCCGGGTTCTGGGGCCAGTCCTTCGTCAGGAAGATTGTAAAGATCCTAAAAAGAGCATCCATAATCGTCTTCATTCTCTCTGCAGTCATCTTCGCCAGTGCTCTAACCATGG GAGTCGTTGGCACACAGAAGTCCATTTCTATGATTAAACACCATGAATACATGGGATTCCTGAGCTTTTGTCAGAAataa